From Bordetella flabilis, the proteins below share one genomic window:
- a CDS encoding sulfatase-like hydrolase/transferase has protein sequence MLALDGFFAFERFRAIGVNAQGHFGLAEYIRQGVFILEYALAILALYGATRAGRWRGATLLVLLWLMTTVDLTAHAVYGRPAEIGNISALNASAAMLGAALHEYGSTIAVASGKTVLFFVPLLVKAMVCRRSRWPFVVPLILMCALSGMYGYILVKRGPPALIGFPKGFSYGLGTLYIALNEVLDRPQYVPARPFGAAHGDIRNVIVIVDESVEYDYFSRLFQGKRSLYADFGRAYSGGNCSAASNYILRKAFWPRSDSGHVGITQTDSLFALAKRQGYATTYIDNQRVLSDPTTRNYIDRAELADIDHVIENDGVLYKRDEQTVQQIADHAATGKNFIFVNKAGAHFPYRDYIEPAVVSGDRVSDYMTAIRANSVDFLLALQARIPDGSIVFYTSDHGQSLAGGATHCNTGDAITEQEYRVPFLAMATDPSLQARLQRASHTQHDRLTHLEFSESIRNAMGYQLDGMKSLFTSTPLASPFCGLYGSPKVFFGVRPECKALWALSDQKEPPIPPGS, from the coding sequence TTGCTGGCGCTGGATGGCTTCTTCGCCTTCGAGCGATTCCGCGCCATCGGCGTGAACGCGCAGGGGCATTTCGGCCTGGCCGAGTACATCAGGCAGGGCGTGTTCATACTGGAATACGCGCTTGCCATCCTGGCCTTGTATGGCGCGACACGGGCGGGGCGCTGGCGCGGGGCCACGCTGCTGGTTTTGCTTTGGCTGATGACGACGGTGGATCTGACCGCCCACGCCGTGTATGGCAGGCCGGCCGAGATAGGCAACATCAGTGCCTTGAACGCGTCCGCGGCCATGCTGGGCGCCGCGCTGCATGAATATGGCTCCACGATCGCAGTCGCGTCAGGCAAGACGGTGCTGTTTTTCGTGCCGCTTCTGGTCAAGGCCATGGTTTGCCGCAGGTCCCGCTGGCCGTTCGTTGTGCCGCTGATACTGATGTGCGCACTCAGCGGCATGTACGGCTACATTCTGGTCAAGCGTGGGCCGCCGGCGCTTATCGGTTTTCCGAAAGGGTTCTCCTATGGGCTGGGTACCTTGTATATCGCGCTCAACGAAGTGCTCGACCGGCCGCAATATGTTCCTGCGCGGCCATTTGGCGCAGCGCACGGCGACATCCGGAATGTGATCGTGATCGTCGACGAGTCCGTCGAATACGACTACTTTTCCAGACTGTTTCAGGGCAAGCGCAGCCTGTATGCGGATTTCGGCCGCGCCTATAGCGGCGGAAACTGTTCCGCGGCTTCCAACTACATCCTCAGAAAAGCCTTCTGGCCGCGCAGCGACAGCGGTCATGTCGGTATCACGCAAACCGACAGCCTGTTCGCCCTGGCGAAGCGGCAAGGCTACGCGACGACGTATATCGACAATCAGCGGGTATTGTCGGATCCAACGACGCGCAATTACATCGACCGGGCCGAACTGGCCGATATCGACCACGTCATCGAGAATGATGGGGTGCTTTACAAGCGGGATGAGCAGACCGTGCAGCAGATCGCCGATCACGCGGCCACGGGCAAAAACTTCATCTTCGTCAACAAGGCCGGCGCGCATTTCCCCTATCGCGACTATATCGAGCCAGCCGTCGTATCGGGCGATAGGGTCAGCGACTACATGACCGCGATTCGGGCGAACTCGGTCGACTTCCTGCTTGCGCTGCAGGCGCGGATTCCCGATGGCTCCATCGTTTTCTATACATCAGACCACGGGCAAAGCCTCGCCGGCGGGGCCACCCATTGCAACACCGGGGACGCAATCACCGAGCAGGAGTATCGCGTGCCATTCCTTGCGATGGCCACAGATCCCAGCCTGCAGGCCCGCCTTCAGAGGGCGTCGCACACCCAGCACGACAGGCTGACCCACCTGGAGTTCTCGGAGTCGATTCGTAATGCGATGGGGTATCAGTTGGACGGGATGAAATCGCTATTCACGTCCACCCCCCTCGCTTCCCCGTTCTGTGGGCTGTATGGCTCGCCGAAAGTGTTCTTCGGTGTGCGACCGGAATGCAAGGCCCTGTGGGCGCTCTCGGACCAGAAGGAGCCGCCAATCCCACCTGGCTCATGA
- a CDS encoding aldolase produces the protein METMQLKKGEIVSASLKKMESDLRSEKMPLREAVAETCRILFAFGHDSGLSGQITARAETAGTYWTQRLGLGFDEITSDNLLLVDQDLNVLKGEGMPNPANRFHSWLYRARPDINCIVHSHAPHASALAMLEVPLTISHMDTCVLYDQVAFLGEWPGIPVGNEEGEIISGALGNKKAILLSHHGLLVCGASVEEACVLGVMFERAARLQLLAMAAGEIQPIPHDLGAEAQKWVSTPRRYEATFAYYSRRARRELPAL, from the coding sequence ATGGAAACCATGCAACTCAAAAAGGGCGAAATCGTCAGCGCTTCGCTCAAGAAAATGGAAAGCGACCTGCGCTCGGAAAAGATGCCGCTGCGCGAAGCGGTCGCCGAGACTTGCCGCATCCTCTTCGCGTTCGGGCACGACTCCGGCCTGTCCGGCCAGATCACCGCTCGCGCGGAGACGGCGGGCACCTACTGGACGCAGCGCCTCGGCCTGGGTTTCGATGAAATTACCAGCGACAACCTGCTGCTGGTCGACCAAGACCTCAACGTGCTGAAGGGCGAAGGGATGCCCAATCCGGCCAACCGCTTCCATTCCTGGCTGTATCGCGCGCGGCCGGACATCAACTGCATCGTGCACTCGCACGCGCCGCACGCATCCGCGCTGGCGATGCTGGAAGTGCCGTTGACCATCTCGCACATGGATACCTGCGTGCTGTATGACCAGGTCGCGTTCCTGGGCGAGTGGCCCGGCATTCCGGTGGGCAATGAGGAAGGCGAGATCATCAGCGGCGCGCTGGGGAACAAGAAGGCTATCCTGCTTTCGCACCACGGGCTGCTGGTGTGCGGCGCCAGCGTAGAAGAAGCCTGCGTGCTGGGCGTGATGTTCGAACGCGCAGCGCGGCTGCAATTGCTGGCGATGGCCGCGGGCGAGATCCAGCCGATTCCCCACGACCTGGGCGCGGAGGCGCAGAAGTGGGTCAGTACGCCGCGGCGGTATGAAGCGACGTTCGCCTACTACTCGCGCCGCGCGCGCCGGGAGCTACCGGCGCTTTGA
- a CDS encoding Bug family tripartite tricarboxylate transporter substrate binding protein yields the protein MKPSHRRALLSALACLAPLSLFSPSVLAGGYPDRPISLVVPFGAGGITDLVARAAGKALGEQLGQTVIVENRPGAGGNIAADYIRRAKPDGYTLMFTTMGVLAVNPHTGMKAPFDSKKDFTYISLVANTPHLIAVNAGVAAANLGDLIKLAKDKPNSISFGTAGLGSSPYQGMAILQEAQDIRFLHVPYKSGAESVTGVVAGQVDMTFEATPQVMPFVASQKLRALAVANTQRLASAPDVPSTTELGYPGIVSGSVAGLIGPAGLPADVVDTLNAAVAKVVADPIFKDTLLKQGTATASSSPDQFRRLVAEEDKRWSKILAGAKEQ from the coding sequence ATGAAGCCATCGCACCGCCGCGCGCTGCTCAGCGCGCTCGCCTGTCTTGCCCCGCTGTCTCTGTTCTCGCCATCCGTGCTCGCCGGCGGATATCCCGACCGCCCCATCAGCCTCGTCGTGCCCTTCGGCGCCGGCGGGATCACAGACCTCGTGGCGCGCGCCGCTGGCAAGGCATTGGGCGAACAGCTCGGCCAGACGGTGATCGTCGAAAATCGGCCAGGCGCCGGCGGCAACATCGCGGCCGACTACATCAGGCGGGCCAAACCCGATGGCTACACGCTGATGTTCACCACGATGGGCGTACTGGCGGTGAACCCGCATACGGGCATGAAGGCCCCGTTCGACAGCAAGAAGGACTTCACCTACATCTCCCTGGTCGCCAATACGCCGCATCTCATCGCGGTGAACGCGGGCGTGGCGGCCGCGAACCTCGGCGACCTGATCAAGCTGGCCAAGGACAAGCCCAACTCGATCAGCTTCGGAACGGCTGGCCTGGGCAGTTCGCCCTATCAAGGCATGGCGATCCTGCAGGAAGCGCAGGACATCCGGTTCCTGCACGTGCCATACAAGAGCGGCGCCGAGTCCGTGACCGGCGTGGTAGCCGGGCAGGTGGACATGACGTTCGAAGCGACGCCGCAGGTTATGCCCTTCGTCGCTTCGCAGAAGCTGCGCGCGCTGGCGGTGGCCAATACGCAGCGGCTCGCGAGCGCGCCGGACGTGCCTTCGACAACGGAACTCGGCTATCCGGGCATCGTCTCGGGTTCCGTGGCGGGCCTGATCGGCCCGGCCGGCCTGCCGGCCGATGTCGTCGACACGCTCAATGCAGCAGTGGCCAAGGTGGTGGCCGATCCCATATTCAAGGACACATTGCTCAAGCAGGGCACGGCCACCGCCTCGTCTTCGCCGGATCAATTCCGGCGTCTGGTGGCGGAGGAAGACAAGCGCTGGTCCAAGATCCTGGCCGGCGCAAAGGAACAGTGA
- a CDS encoding helix-turn-helix domain-containing protein: MEDKLRDNVLGERLASFRKLNALTLEQVAERATLTKSYLSKLERGLSSPTIGTLLKLAKALDVSVDQLIGEPAQSSEILLVRAADRVPFSPSRERQGYTYEAIATERLNKAMTPFMMTPPFSVDAEHELVSHAGEELIYVVSGDMEVIFAGHTIAMTAGDSLYFNASLPHRSRSLGATPAQALVVVSDPTRRPGA, encoded by the coding sequence ATGGAAGACAAACTGCGCGACAACGTCCTGGGTGAACGCCTGGCATCGTTCCGGAAACTGAATGCATTGACGTTGGAGCAGGTCGCGGAACGCGCCACGCTGACCAAGAGCTATCTCTCAAAGCTGGAACGTGGCCTGTCGTCGCCGACCATTGGGACGTTGTTGAAGCTGGCGAAGGCGCTGGATGTCAGCGTCGACCAGCTGATAGGGGAGCCGGCGCAATCCAGCGAGATCCTGCTGGTGCGCGCCGCCGACCGCGTTCCCTTCAGCCCGTCGCGGGAGCGGCAGGGTTATACCTATGAAGCCATCGCCACCGAACGCCTGAACAAGGCGATGACCCCGTTCATGATGACGCCGCCGTTCTCGGTGGACGCCGAACACGAACTCGTCAGCCATGCGGGGGAGGAACTGATCTACGTCGTCAGCGGCGACATGGAAGTCATCTTCGCCGGCCACACCATAGCCATGACCGCGGGCGACTCCCTGTACTTCAATGCGTCGCTTCCCCACCGCTCCCGGTCGCTAGGGGCCACGCCGGCCCAGGCGCTGGTGGTTGTGTCTGATCCGACGAGGCGGCCTGGCGCATGA
- a CDS encoding cold-shock protein, with amino-acid sequence METGVVKWFNAEKGFGFIMPESGGKDLFAHFSEIQGGGYKSLEENQRVSFIAGQGAKGPQATKITPL; translated from the coding sequence ATGGAAACCGGTGTCGTTAAGTGGTTCAACGCTGAAAAGGGCTTCGGCTTCATCATGCCTGAGAGTGGCGGCAAGGATTTGTTCGCGCATTTCTCCGAAATTCAAGGCGGTGGATACAAATCGCTCGAAGAGAATCAGCGCGTTAGCTTCATCGCTGGTCAGGGCGCCAAAGGCCCGCAAGCAACGAAGATCACGCCGCTGTAA
- a CDS encoding DUF2165 family protein, translated as MIAARYAKAVMVLGLALFGLLVGVDNIIDYPSNHAFVQHVLSMDTVFPENALKWRAITNPDIQRVAYIGIIAAELVMGLCFLVCAIRLFATARAPAASFHRAKSLGIVGIGLGFAIWFIGFMVIGGEWFSMWQSTQWNGQDSAFHFYMTMMAVAIFLMQPEGEAA; from the coding sequence ATGATCGCTGCCCGCTACGCCAAGGCTGTCATGGTTCTGGGACTCGCCCTGTTCGGGTTGCTCGTCGGCGTCGACAATATCATCGACTATCCGTCGAACCACGCCTTCGTCCAGCATGTGCTGAGCATGGATACCGTGTTCCCGGAGAACGCGCTGAAGTGGCGCGCCATCACCAACCCCGACATACAGCGCGTCGCGTATATCGGGATCATCGCCGCCGAACTGGTAATGGGCCTGTGTTTCCTGGTCTGCGCCATCAGGCTGTTCGCCACGGCGCGGGCGCCGGCCGCAAGCTTTCACCGGGCCAAATCGTTGGGGATCGTCGGCATCGGCCTGGGTTTCGCCATCTGGTTCATCGGCTTCATGGTGATCGGCGGCGAGTGGTTCTCGATGTGGCAGTCGACCCAGTGGAATGGCCAGGACAGCGCCTTTCATTTCTACATGACGATGATGGCCGTGGCGATATTCCTGATGCAGCCTGAGGGGGAAGCGGCGTAG
- a CDS encoding MFS transporter, with product MQATAAKASGPGKGPVPSSTVFCLGLAQLISWGVSYYLIGGFGGYIGNAQGWARDTVYGGFALGLLVMGLTSPITGRLIDRHGGRKVMMAGSILNAAGCAMLAFCHTLPVYYAAWLVLGLGMRLTLYDAAFAALARIGGPHARRPISQITLLGGLASTAFWPLGHYLAEQYGWRIALLVYAGCALATLPLHWAIPGGRHGEGPQAQAPVARAPLALRRADVLIGGGLYAMVATMANFLNAGMSAHMIGLLDGLGLGAAVSVWIATLRGVGQSGARLCEVLFGRRVEPLLLNLVACLLMPLAFVAGLYSGRADAAAIAFALLYGACNGILTITRGTVPLVLFDHRTYGGLVGRLLVPSFILSAAAPVVYAAVMDGWGLQWGLYLSLACTGLMLLAAVLLMARFGGRRSRIQGEG from the coding sequence ATGCAAGCCACAGCCGCCAAGGCGTCCGGTCCGGGCAAAGGCCCGGTGCCGTCCAGTACGGTCTTCTGCCTGGGGCTCGCCCAGCTTATTTCCTGGGGCGTGTCCTATTACCTGATAGGCGGCTTCGGGGGCTATATCGGCAACGCGCAGGGCTGGGCGCGGGACACGGTCTATGGCGGTTTTGCGCTCGGGCTTCTGGTCATGGGGCTGACCTCGCCCATTACCGGGCGCCTGATCGACCGCCACGGCGGACGCAAGGTCATGATGGCCGGGTCGATCCTGAATGCCGCGGGCTGCGCCATGCTGGCGTTTTGCCACACGCTTCCCGTGTATTACGCCGCGTGGCTGGTGCTGGGCCTGGGCATGCGTCTCACGCTGTATGACGCTGCGTTCGCGGCGCTGGCACGCATCGGCGGTCCGCATGCGCGCCGTCCCATCTCGCAGATCACCTTGTTGGGCGGCCTGGCATCGACCGCCTTCTGGCCGCTGGGGCATTACCTGGCGGAGCAGTACGGCTGGCGCATTGCGCTGCTCGTTTATGCGGGCTGTGCACTGGCGACGCTGCCTTTGCACTGGGCGATCCCGGGCGGCCGACACGGCGAGGGCCCACAGGCCCAGGCCCCGGTGGCCCGGGCGCCATTGGCCCTGCGGCGCGCCGATGTGCTGATCGGGGGCGGCCTTTACGCCATGGTGGCCACCATGGCCAATTTCCTGAACGCGGGGATGTCGGCCCACATGATCGGCCTGCTGGACGGCCTGGGCCTGGGTGCCGCCGTGTCCGTGTGGATCGCCACCTTGCGTGGGGTAGGGCAGTCCGGGGCGCGCTTGTGCGAGGTGTTGTTCGGCCGGCGCGTGGAGCCGTTGCTGCTCAATCTGGTGGCATGCCTGCTGATGCCGCTGGCCTTTGTCGCGGGCCTGTACAGCGGCAGGGCGGACGCCGCGGCTATTGCCTTCGCCTTGCTTTACGGGGCCTGCAACGGGATCCTGACGATCACGCGGGGCACTGTTCCGCTGGTCCTCTTCGATCACCGGACCTATGGCGGCCTGGTCGGACGGCTGCTCGTGCCCAGCTTCATCCTGTCGGCTGCCGCGCCAGTCGTCTATGCCGCGGTCATGGACGGATGGGGCTTGCAGTGGGGCCTGTATCTGTCCCTGGCCTGCACCGGACTGATGCTGCTCGCCGCCGTGCTGTTGATGGCGCGGTTCGGCGGGCGGCGCAGCCGGATACAGGGCGAGGGCTGA
- a CDS encoding tripartite tricarboxylate transporter substrate binding protein, with the protein MTSPRPRRRLVGLLCAALPFIAGLAPQHVRAQAAYPERPVRLIVPYAPGGSADIAARLVADEWAKALGQALVIENRAGAGGNIGVDFVAKAPADGYTIGLQTVSLAINPAIFGNMPFDTQKDLSPIGMVATSQHVLVVNPKLPAQNVKELIALAQARPGKLNYGSAGPGSTFHMAAELFKSLAKVDIAHVPYRGGGPALIDTMAGQVDMCFPVLSAAQQQVQAGKLRALGVTGPRRSPLMPDVPTIAEAGVPGYDFETWFMVFAPGGTPPAVIDKLNAALNRALGTPALSARMVKEGFDPQPSTPAQARERLQREMPLWARLVKERGITMN; encoded by the coding sequence ATGACATCGCCTCGCCCACGCCGCCGGCTTGTCGGCCTGCTTTGCGCCGCCCTCCCTTTCATCGCGGGACTCGCTCCGCAACATGTCCGGGCTCAGGCCGCTTACCCCGAGCGGCCCGTCAGGCTGATCGTGCCGTACGCACCGGGCGGCAGCGCCGACATCGCGGCCCGCCTGGTGGCCGACGAATGGGCCAAGGCCTTGGGACAAGCGCTGGTCATCGAAAACCGCGCCGGCGCCGGCGGCAATATCGGCGTCGACTTCGTCGCCAAGGCGCCCGCCGACGGCTACACCATCGGGCTGCAGACCGTGTCGCTCGCCATCAATCCGGCCATCTTCGGCAACATGCCCTTCGATACGCAGAAGGACTTGTCGCCCATCGGCATGGTGGCGACTTCCCAGCACGTGCTGGTGGTCAACCCCAAACTGCCGGCGCAGAACGTCAAGGAACTGATCGCCCTGGCGCAGGCGCGGCCCGGCAAGCTCAACTACGGTTCGGCCGGGCCCGGCAGCACCTTCCACATGGCGGCGGAACTCTTCAAGTCGCTGGCCAAGGTGGATATCGCGCACGTGCCTTATCGCGGCGGCGGCCCGGCCTTGATCGACACGATGGCCGGGCAGGTGGATATGTGCTTCCCCGTACTGTCGGCGGCCCAGCAGCAGGTGCAGGCGGGCAAGCTGCGCGCACTGGGCGTCACGGGACCGCGCCGCTCGCCGCTGATGCCGGACGTCCCGACCATCGCCGAAGCGGGCGTCCCGGGCTACGATTTCGAGACCTGGTTCATGGTGTTCGCGCCGGGTGGCACACCACCAGCCGTCATCGACAAGCTGAACGCGGCGCTGAACCGCGCACTCGGCACGCCGGCCCTTTCCGCGCGCATGGTCAAGGAAGGTTTCGATCCGCAGCCGAGCACCCCGGCGCAGGCGCGCGAACGGCTGCAGCGCGAGATGCCACTCTGGGCCAGGCTCGTGAAGGAACGCGGCATCACGATGAACTGA
- a CDS encoding NAD(P)H-quinone oxidoreductase, which yields MLAVEISRPGGPEVLVPVQRSTPEPRDGEVLIKVSAAGVNRPDTFQRKGSYPPPRGASDLPGLEIAGEIVAGDAAVGGFAIGDKVCALVAGGGYAEYCTAPVQQCLPIPAGLSEVEAAGLPETYFTVWTNVFDRGRLSAGESLLVHGGASGIGTTAIQLACAFGNKVYATAGSDDRARAVEKLGASRGINYRSEDFVKEVLDATGGAGVNVILDMVAGDYIARDIQCLADEGRIVLVATLGGNHGNVDFGQVMRRRLTITGSTLRPRPVAFKGEIARSLRAHVWPLLANGTVKPIVHATFPLAQASQAHAMMEAGEQIGKIILTVER from the coding sequence ATGCTCGCCGTTGAAATCTCCCGCCCAGGCGGCCCGGAAGTGCTCGTCCCCGTCCAGCGTTCCACCCCGGAACCGCGCGATGGCGAGGTCTTGATCAAGGTGTCGGCGGCGGGCGTAAACCGTCCCGACACCTTCCAGCGCAAGGGCTCGTATCCGCCGCCTCGTGGCGCATCCGACCTGCCGGGCCTGGAAATCGCCGGCGAAATCGTCGCGGGCGATGCGGCCGTGGGCGGCTTTGCCATTGGGGACAAGGTCTGCGCGCTGGTGGCCGGCGGCGGCTACGCCGAGTACTGCACGGCGCCCGTACAGCAGTGCCTGCCGATTCCCGCCGGGCTGTCCGAGGTGGAGGCCGCGGGCTTGCCGGAAACCTACTTCACGGTATGGACCAATGTATTCGACCGCGGCCGCTTGAGCGCCGGCGAAAGCCTGTTGGTGCATGGCGGGGCCAGCGGCATAGGCACCACGGCCATCCAGTTGGCATGCGCCTTCGGCAACAAGGTCTACGCCACGGCCGGCAGCGACGATCGTGCGCGTGCCGTGGAGAAGCTGGGCGCCTCCCGTGGCATCAACTATCGCAGCGAGGATTTCGTCAAGGAAGTCCTGGACGCCACCGGCGGGGCGGGGGTCAACGTCATCCTGGACATGGTGGCTGGGGACTATATCGCCCGCGATATCCAATGCCTGGCCGACGAAGGCCGCATCGTCCTGGTTGCCACCCTGGGCGGCAACCATGGGAATGTGGATTTCGGGCAGGTCATGCGGCGCCGCCTGACGATCACCGGCTCTACCCTGCGCCCGCGACCGGTCGCCTTCAAGGGCGAGATCGCCCGCAGCCTGCGCGCCCATGTGTGGCCCTTGCTGGCCAACGGGACGGTCAAGCCCATCGTGCATGCCACCTTCCCGCTGGCGCAGGCCTCTCAGGCGCACGCCATGATGGAGGCGGGCGAGCAGATCGGCAAAATCATCCTGACGGTCGAGCGCTAA
- the tpiA gene encoding triose-phosphate isomerase — MQGTQSGTRGATASAAQDGARARLVLGNWKMHGSLNDNAALLTALRAGAGAATCEIGVCVPFPYLAQVEVLLKGSAVSWGAQDISVHDKGAYTGEVSGAMLNDFGCRWALAGHSERRAMHAESDVLVAEKAKAALAVGLTPVVCVGETLAEREGGNTLGVIERQLEPVLDLGAEALGRMVLAYEPVWAIGTGRTATPEQAQEVHSAIRVALRGLGVPQVRVLYGGSVKAANAATLFAMPDIDGALVGGASLVADEFLRIAAI, encoded by the coding sequence ATGCAGGGAACCCAGTCCGGTACGCGGGGCGCCACGGCGTCTGCTGCCCAGGACGGCGCGCGCGCGCGCCTGGTGCTGGGCAACTGGAAGATGCACGGCAGCCTGAACGACAATGCGGCGCTGCTGACCGCGCTGCGTGCCGGTGCCGGCGCCGCGACCTGCGAGATCGGGGTTTGCGTGCCGTTCCCTTATCTCGCGCAGGTGGAAGTGTTGCTCAAGGGCAGCGCCGTCTCCTGGGGCGCGCAGGATATCAGCGTGCATGACAAGGGGGCGTATACCGGAGAGGTGTCCGGCGCCATGCTCAACGATTTCGGCTGCCGCTGGGCGCTGGCCGGGCATTCCGAGCGCCGCGCGATGCACGCCGAAAGCGACGTTCTGGTCGCCGAGAAGGCCAAGGCTGCTCTGGCCGTTGGCCTGACCCCGGTCGTGTGCGTCGGTGAAACGCTGGCCGAGCGCGAAGGGGGCAACACCCTGGGCGTCATCGAACGTCAGTTGGAGCCGGTCCTGGATCTGGGCGCCGAGGCCCTGGGCCGCATGGTGTTGGCGTATGAGCCCGTGTGGGCCATCGGCACCGGGCGCACCGCCACGCCGGAGCAGGCCCAGGAGGTGCACAGCGCTATCCGTGTCGCGTTGCGCGGGCTGGGCGTGCCGCAGGTCCGAGTGCTTTACGGCGGCAGCGTCAAGGCTGCCAATGCCGCCACCCTGTTTGCCATGCCCGACATCGACGGAGCCCTGGTGGGCGGCGCGTCGCTGGTGGCCGATGAATTTTTGCGTATCGCCGCAATTTGA
- the secG gene encoding preprotein translocase subunit SecG, whose translation MSLMLSLLMVVQVLSALAIIVLVLLQQGKGADMGSAFGTGSAGSLFGASGAANFLSRTTKWAAVVFFVTTAGLAYVSHKGAAPTVDTGVMQNYQPQDRSVPQAPGSSVPGASSVPAPAGDASVPSAPAQPAAPAKPDAAVPQAPATPAAPAQPAK comes from the coding sequence ATGTCTTTGATGCTTTCCCTGCTGATGGTCGTACAGGTGCTGTCGGCACTGGCCATCATCGTTCTGGTTCTTCTGCAGCAAGGCAAGGGCGCCGACATGGGCTCGGCCTTCGGCACCGGCTCGGCGGGCAGCCTGTTCGGCGCGTCCGGTGCGGCGAACTTCCTGTCGCGCACCACCAAGTGGGCCGCCGTCGTCTTCTTCGTGACCACGGCCGGCCTGGCCTATGTGTCGCACAAGGGGGCGGCCCCCACCGTGGATACCGGGGTGATGCAGAACTACCAGCCGCAAGACCGCTCCGTGCCGCAGGCGCCGGGCAGCAGCGTGCCGGGTGCCAGCAGCGTGCCCGCGCCGGCCGGCGATGCCTCCGTGCCCAGCGCGCCGGCGCAACCTGCCGCGCCCGCCAAGCCCGACGCGGCGGTTCCGCAGGCTCCCGCCACGCCGGCCGCTCCGGCGCAGCCGGCCAAGTAA
- a CDS encoding FAD-dependent oxidoreductase, whose amino-acid sequence MDSKNTDFPAWHLESRYDAVPDLPVLAEVDVLVVGGGAAGVAAATTAAEHGKRTLIIERYGFFGGAAVAGMSGTICGMYLASEVHAEPRQVVHGYTERFRAELARRNGVTAPQRYGKTWTVTHDPLMWSETADQLVEDAGARTLFHTSVSGVIVEGDACIGVVVESAAGRSVILAQRIIDASGDAAVIARAGYRYVFGDHGKIQNPTMFFRLGQIDMPRFLAYWGEDTINPPKVSEAIEQADAAGRYELPRKKIWIFPTTRPGELLVNATRLTARDGHMLNVIDPEDFTEAEIAGRRQVRQYAAFLADNIPGCEASYVVNTGTQVGVRQTRSIVGVETLTNDDVLSCRKRDDGICRVPWPIELHAGEKPKLHWLLDDYYEVPYLALVPEQGENLIVAGRCLSAEHEALASARVTAQCFEYGRAAAVAAVLSLDSGRRLRDIAGQEVRAGMRALGSAL is encoded by the coding sequence ATGGACAGCAAGAACACTGATTTCCCGGCCTGGCATCTCGAAAGCCGCTACGACGCCGTGCCCGACCTGCCCGTCCTGGCCGAGGTAGATGTGCTGGTCGTGGGCGGAGGCGCCGCCGGCGTGGCCGCGGCGACGACGGCGGCCGAACACGGCAAGCGCACCCTGATCATCGAGCGCTACGGATTCTTTGGCGGCGCGGCCGTGGCAGGCATGTCCGGGACGATCTGCGGCATGTATCTGGCAAGCGAAGTCCACGCCGAACCCCGCCAAGTGGTGCACGGATACACCGAGCGTTTCCGCGCCGAGCTGGCTCGCCGCAACGGCGTGACGGCGCCGCAGCGCTACGGCAAAACCTGGACGGTTACGCATGACCCGCTCATGTGGAGCGAGACGGCGGATCAACTTGTCGAGGACGCCGGCGCCAGAACGCTCTTCCATACCAGTGTGAGCGGCGTCATCGTTGAAGGCGACGCGTGCATCGGCGTCGTCGTCGAATCGGCTGCCGGGCGATCCGTGATCCTGGCCCAGCGCATCATCGACGCCTCCGGCGATGCCGCGGTCATCGCTCGCGCCGGTTACCGCTATGTTTTCGGCGACCACGGAAAGATCCAGAATCCGACCATGTTCTTCAGGCTGGGCCAGATCGACATGCCGCGCTTTCTAGCCTATTGGGGCGAGGACACCATCAACCCGCCCAAGGTCAGCGAGGCGATCGAGCAGGCCGACGCCGCGGGGCGCTACGAGCTGCCTCGGAAGAAAATCTGGATTTTCCCCACCACCCGGCCCGGCGAGCTGCTGGTCAACGCGACCCGACTGACGGCCCGTGATGGCCATATGCTGAATGTCATCGATCCGGAAGACTTCACCGAGGCCGAAATCGCCGGCCGGCGCCAGGTGCGTCAATATGCGGCCTTCCTCGCGGACAACATCCCCGGCTGCGAGGCCAGTTACGTAGTGAATACCGGCACGCAAGTCGGCGTGCGCCAGACCCGCAGCATCGTGGGCGTCGAGACACTTACCAACGACGATGTGCTGTCCTGCCGCAAGCGCGATGACGGCATCTGCAGGGTGCCGTGGCCGATAGAGCTGCATGCGGGCGAAAAACCCAAGCTGCACTGGTTGCTGGACGACTATTACGAGGTGCCCTATCTTGCACTGGTACCCGAACAAGGCGAGAACCTGATTGTCGCCGGCCGCTGCCTCAGCGCCGAACATGAAGCGCTGGCTTCGGCGCGTGTGACCGCCCAATGCTTCGAGTACGGCCGGGCCGCCGCCGTGGCGGCCGTTCTGTCGCTGGATTCAGGTCGGCGCCTGCGCGATATCGCGGGGCAGGAAGTCCGCGCCGGGATGCGAGCGTTGGGCAGCGCGTTGTAA